The Candidatus Omnitrophota bacterium genome contains the following window.
TTGCACGCAGGACTTACATACTTGTATAAGATAATCCAATTCGCTGCGAGTTGAATCCTCCGCAGCAAACTCGACATCTTGCCTAAAGCTCTTTGCATATTGAACCATTTCCACGCAAAGATCCAAAGCCTGCTGAGGAGAGATATTAAATTTATGTTTCAAATGTATATCAGAAGTGCCCATTACAACTTGAATACGCCCTTTTTTTGCCTCGCCTAGAGCTTCTGCTGCCACCTCTATATCCTTTTTATGCGCCCTACACATGGTACTGATGATAATTGAATTTCCGAATTCCTTCGCGACAAGATTTACGCCTTTAGCATCTTGCTCAGAAGCTATAGGAAATCCTGCCTCAATAATAGGAAGTCCTAGCTTCACCAACTGCTCAGCGATCCTCAGCTTTTCTTCTGGTAAAAAATTTACGCCTGCTGCTTGCTCGCCGTCTCTTAAAGTAATATCATTTATTAACAAGTCTTTCATTTCTCTTCACCACCTTCATATTCTTTGTCTCCATTAATACCTTCTTCATCTTTTCACAAGCCTCTTCAATAATTTCAGGCCGCCTCATATAACAAAGTCTTATATAACCCTCCCCATATTCGCCAAAACAAGTTCCAGGAAGCAACACAACATTGCACTTCTCTAAAGCAAAATCAGCAAACTGAGTACTGCTCATGCCTGTGCCTTTTATATTTGCAAAAACATAACAGGCGCCTTCCGGAAGACAACAAGAAACTCCCGGAATCTCATTTAACTTCTTTACTATTAAATCCCTTAAGGATTTGTACTGCCTAATCCTATCCTCAATAACACTCTGGTCACCCTTTAAGGCACTTACACCCCCATATTGTATAAAAGGAGGTGTACAAGAATAAATCGTTTGAAAAAGGCTGCCCATTTTTTCTATGACCTCTTTTGGACCTATTGCATAACCCAGGCGCCATCCAGGCATTGAATAGTTTTTGGCAAATCCATTTAGGATAATCGTACGCTCTTGACATTTATCAAGAGAGCTAGGGGAAAAATGCTCACCGTCGTAAATAATCTTAGAATAAATTTCATCGCTTAAAAGATAGGTATCGTTATCTTTGGCCACTTTAGCAATAGCCTCCATCTCTTCCTTAGTCAGCACTGCGCCTGTGGGATTCTGGGGTGAATTTACAATTATCAGACGAGTCTTATCGGTAATCCGCTTTTCTATTGCATCGGCTTGTATATGGAATTTACTCTCTTCTTTAATAGGCACGCCAACCTTCTTTATGCCAGTATAATTCGTCACAGCCAGATAGGTGGAAAAGCCTGGGTCTGGATAAAGCACCTCTTCTCCCGGATTTGCCACGCAGCGCATTACAAAATCTATGATGCCATTTGCCGGCATAACCACTACTTGATCCAACTCTGGTTTAAAACCCAACGTCTCATGGGCATATTCACAGATGGCTTCCTTTAACTCAGGGATGCCTGCTGAATCAACATAATGAGTACAGCCATTATCTAAGGCCTCTTTAGTTGCATCTATTATGTGCTGATGAGCCCTAAAATCTGAATCGCCAATCTCAAAATGAAAAATTTTCTTTCCAGCCTTCTCCATCTTCCTTATTTTAGCCATAAGCTTAAACATTGGCTGACCGATTAGTCCTTGCGTAATCTTAGCTAGTTTTTTCATTACGTTCTCCCTAAATAAAAATTTTCTGTTATTAATTCGCTGTAATTAATGCCAAATGAATACTTCTCTTAAAACTTGAAAAAGATAAGCTGCTCCCCATTTAAAAACCTGTAATTTTGCTTCTCCGCCGATTCTTTTTGGTTCATCACCGGGGATCTCAGCAACTTTAAGTTTCCTTTTTGCTGCCCGAACTGACAATATCGGCTCCCAGCCGATTTTAGTCCTAAATAATTTCTCGGGTGTAGAATAAGTAATATCTTTATCTAAATCCAACTCTCTGACTAAACTCTTTTTATATATTCGAAAGATATTCATAACATCTGTGTATTTACCGCCGTGTAATAAGTTCATGAGAGTAGTGAACATCCAATTGCCAAAGGCCGTAACTGGAGTATCATCATAACTTTTAGCTCCTTTGGCGTAACGAGACGCAATAACCATGTCATAGCCTTCTTTCATCTTCTCGATTAATTTAGGAATAAGTTCAGGGATACAATTCCCATCCGGACTAAAGGTAATAAGTACCTCACTATTGACAGCTTCAAGGGCATCTATAAATGCATTACGCACGCCTGAACCTAGGTGCTTTTCAAATATTAAAGTCCAGCCATTCTCTTTAATGTAATCAATTGTCCCATCTGTAGAATAGCCATCAACAAAAACAATCTCATCGACCCACTCTCTTTTTATTCTGGGCATAATTTGTTTTAGACCATCAATTTCGTTAAGCGTAGGAATAAGTAAAGCTACTTTCATTCTTTGACCCCTTTCTAAGAATTAAGATTAATCGAACTCACTTCTTTTCCCTAAAATAATGATTTTTAATGCTATTATAATTTTTGAAATCCATAAAACAGTCGGCTTTCCAATATAATATTTACCATCTTTAAATATTATCTGACCACTGTTAATTAATCTATTCGTTCTCTTTTGGAATATCTCCTTGGCGCTGTATCGATTTAGAAGCTCTCCTAACTTGAGTCCGTCTCCTGCCTCATATAATTCCCTTAATATTCTTATACGACGTGCTGTCTCGCCTAAATTTATAAAATGAAAATAACAATAACCCAGACAACCGTAGCCTATCAAATTTATAACAAAAATATCACTAAGGCCTTCTAAGGAAACCTCTGGCCTAAAGGAGATAAAAGAGGTGAAAAATAAGAGATACAAAATGCCAATAACAAATCCCAAATAAATTGAGTTCAATAATCCTATTTGTTTAAAATATCTAAAACTAAGTAGTTGTACTAAGACATTTATAATAAGGCAAATAACTGGCATAAAAACTAGAAAATAATCAAAAGTCATCTTATGATCTATCCACCTTTTTCTAATCTGAGTAACTTACGATAAAAAACAAACAGCTTTGCTACTAAGGCTCCTGTTGCTCTTAACTTGTATTTGCCATTGCCAACGTAGATCATCTTCGCGGTAAGAAGATCATTCAATCTCGGCAATACTAAAACATCGTCATTCATATTTTGCTGTAACATATTTTCATCCAAGCCATTAGGACCTGCCTCATGGACTTTCATAACCATGACCAGAGAGGGACTATCTACCTCTAATCCTGAATAGGTCACAATATAGGCTAATGTCAAAGAAATAAAAAGAATGCAAAGTTTTAGATATCCTAGAGGTAAGACTCTAGCGAAAATATCAGCTTGATTTGAAGATGTCCTCAAAAACAAAATCCCAACTAGCAAGATAGATAGAAAAATCAAAAACAATACATTAGTTTGATTTTTTGGGATACGAATCTTCCAAATTGCAAGATGAATAAAAAATGCTATTACAAATAGAACTATGCCATATAATAAAACGCTCATAAAATCAAAACTTCCCTTTAGTTATCGTTGCCTTATTAGCTTCTTTCCAGCTCATATAGAAATCATTTAATTTTTTAAACTCAAAGTAAGTCTGCAATGATGCTCTTGCCTCTGATACGACAAATCCAGAATACCCAGCCCTCCTAATCAAATCCAACATATATAAACTATGATCTGGCGATTGATGCAAGTGTGTATGCCATAAATCGCTACCAAAGACATAACCGGTCAAATGAATATGGGAGGCATCTTTTATAACCGGTAAAAATTCCTCTTCATATACACCGCAACATTCTAACTGTAAATGCTCCACATCCAGACATCTGCCCAACCCAAATCGCCTCATAAATTTCAAAGGTTCATGCACGCTATGGGTATTTTCAACGCAGAGCTTAGTCTTAATGGGTGTAAAAATCTTTGTTATATCCAGCCATTCATCCTCCCAATAAATATTATGAAAGACAACGATTTTTGCGCCGATTGCTTTCACTAACTCTGATAATTTATCTGGAGTTCCTAAGTCATGCGGTGCATGTACAGCATAGCTAAATGAAAATCTCCTGCACAAAGCTATGAGGACATCTAGATTCCCTAGCATCTGTCCGTTTAGATAAAGTTCAACTCCACAGATGCCGGCCTTTTCAATATCGGATAAGATTCTCAGCTCTGGGGCAGACTTTACTGCCAAAACAATATCATTAATTTTATTCATAACTCTAGACAAACTACTAAAGCCTTAGATCTCTAACCAGATGAGCGTCTTATTGCCGTCAATGAATCTTTGGCAAAACCTGGTTCGCCTGCCTTATCTTTTTTAAAATAGAAATCTCTCAACAAGCGCAAATAACCACTAGCAACATGTAGAAGTGAAGGAAAACTAACAGCCTTGGAAATACCGTGTTCCCTTACGTCAAGCCTATATGGGACTTCAGCGAAGAGATAGCCTCGCTTTGCAGCTCTTATCAGTATGTCTGTCTGAAAGAAAAAGCCATTACTCCTAAATTTGAGCTCTTTTAAAATGGATTTTCTATAAAGTATGGTGCCATTTGTGTAATGGAAGTTAACAACAAAAGTAGTATTAATAATAAAACGATAAATGAAAGAGAGAGCATTCCTGAATAAAGATCTTGCGTTTTTGTTAAAGACAAAAGGAATAACTATATCTACCTGTTCAAGCAATTTGTAGTAACGCAAAATTTCCAAAGGGTCATTTTCATTATCCCCAGGCATCCAAAGCACAAAATCACCACCTGCCTTATCCACCCCATCCCAGAACGATGTCCCTACGCCTTTGGGCTTAGAGTGCGAAAGAATTTTAACCTTAGGATTCTTCTCCTTTAATATCTTTACTAAATCTTCTGTCTTATCACAACTTCCGTCGTTAACTACAATAATCTCACCCTCAATATTAAAAACCTCAAAGGCCCTCAGGATATTCTCAATAGTTGCGGTGATATTCTTTTCTTCGTTAAGTGCAGTTACAACTACTGATACGCCTTTAACTTTATCCATAATTTACTGTTTATCTAACCTTTAAACAAAATTAACATGCTCAGGTGGATTTTTTAACTGCCAAACAAACTCATTTATAGCGTGAGTCCTACAATTTGAGTAACATTTATTAACATCAATTTGTGCAACTTTTTCCACTATCTTCCAGTATCTATCACTTCTGATTATGTCTTTGAAAGACTCCTTAGTTAAATCACCCATGCGATATTCTTTCTCCATGCTAGTATCCTTATCAAAACACATACCGCAAGGATATATTCTTCCCTCACCGCTTGAATATAACAAAAATGGCACGCCAAGGCATTGTTTATAACCTCTTTCTCCTCTATTTGCGATCTTCCACCATTTTATTATCACATTATAGTTCTGCTGACTTTCACTCTCTGCCTCTTTCAGTACTTTTTGGAAATTCTCATATTCAGCAAGTTTACTATATACACCAATATCGCTTTCTACTGTATCACTGCACTGTTTTACGACCAAATAATCTACCCCTAATTCCTTACCAAGTTTTGCTAAAGGAACTACCTGATCTACATTTGTAGGAGTTAAAACCATCTGAAGACCGACAGTGACACCTAATTTCTTTCTTTTTTTAGTCTGGACACAGAATCTTATTTTCTCAACTGCCGTAGAGAATTCCTTGCTACGATGAACTCTTAGATAAGCTACATCACTAGCAGCGCTGATGTTAAATCTTATCCAACTTAAATGTTCTAATGCCTCCTGGCCTGCTTGGCCTGTATCAAATAAAATACCATTCGTACCCATAGAGACATCTACGCCAGCTCTTTTAGCCTCTACTATTGCTTCGTAGACATGGGGGTTCAGTAATGGCTCGCCTTCCCCAATAAGCCCAAGAGACCTGACCCCTGCCTCAGGAGCTTCTCTTACATATCTTAAGAGGGCTTCTCGTGGGAAGAATTTATCAGCACCTTTCTTATAAAAATTTCCCTGGAGCACTCCAAAACAGTACTCGCATCTAATATTACAACCTTTGCTTAATCCTACATCTATATGTATGGGAACAATCCTCTTGCCATTGAGCCAGTCAGTAACTCTATCCAGGTGCCAATAAAGTTTATGTCCATCCATTATATATTTATCAATCACGATTCAATCTCCGTCAAATTTTGGCTTTTATCCTATCGCAATATTCTCTTACGGCGTCTTGCCAAGGCCTTAAGCTGGGGATTTTCTCAGATTTCAGCGGTGTATTAGTATTTTTTATACAGGTAAAAGGGAAATCTTTATAAGATGCCTTCTGAATCTCAGCATCCAATTTAAGACATTTAATAATCTCTTTCATTAATTCAAACAATGATGCCTTGCCTTGGTTAGCTATATGATAAAGCCCAAAGGCAGAGCTTGACCTTAGAATACGCAAGATCTCCCCTGCTACATCTCTACTGTATGTTGGCGATGAAATAATATCAGCAGCAATCTTTAAAGCCTTTTGCCCTTGTTTTATTCTTTGTAGCATCTTTTCAACGAATTGATTGTCTTTTGTAGTTTCACCAAACAATACAGATACTCTAAAAATATAATATGTCTTCGCTATTGCCTGTATGAGACAATCAGCACCATACTTTGTAAGCCCATATAAATTTAGAGGATGAGGCGCATCACTTTCAACATAATAATCCTGTTTTTCATCATTAAAAACAGCATCTGTACTAAAGTGAACCAGCAAAAATCCGTATTCATTTGAAAGTTCAGCTAACGCTTTAGGATATAGGGTATTTACTGCCAGGGTATCTTGCGGGTCATCTGCGCAAGGATCAAGGCCTAAGGAGGCGACAGTATTTAAAACTACCTCTGGCTTATTTTCTTTAATAAGTGCGTGAACCTGTCTTGAGTCTCTTGCATCAAAATCCTTGCTATTTTTCCCGATGACCTCAAAATCATTGTTTGTAAAAACCTCAGTTAAAGCAAGTCCCATTTTGCCTGTGGAACCAAGCAATAAGACTCTTCCTTTTAAAGGATTAGGAAGGCCTATCCCTGTGGATAATACCCTTTTACTCATACCTGAGTGCCTCCTTAACTGCGCATCTAATAGCTTTTGAGGAAATCCCGTAATAATCTCTCATGCCTTTCCTATTTTTAATCTTATGTATAAATTCATTACTTATGCCCATTTTCTTTAATCTAATGCTGAGGCCTTGCTCAAGAATCCAATCAGCAATGATACTACCTAGCCCGCCATCTATGAAATGTTCCTCAACCGTTATTACGGTATGTATATTCTTTAGCTCCTTAAGAAGAGCTGGGAAATCCAGAGGACAAATCTTAGGAACAGATATTACCTTCACTGTCCCCTTAAAACCTTCTACTGCAGAGATTACTTCCTCCCCAATTGAACCGTGAAATAAAACTGCCACTTCCTTGCCTTCTCTTATTACTATAGGTTTCTCTATTGTCTTTGGCGGCCTTTTGTGAATCCTAGGCTCACCGCTTTTGGCAAGGCGTATATAAACCGGTAACTTACTAGAAAAAGCATACTCAGCACATTTTTCTGCCTCAAGCGGATCTGAAGGAGAAAGTATGACTAAATTAGGTAAACTCCTTGCAATTTGTATATCCTCAATAGAATAATGTGTGACACCTTGCGGTGCATACGTCAGTCCACTTCCAATCCCCACTAAAGTAATCGGTAATCTCTGATAACAGATATCATTTCTAACCTGTTCATAGCACCTGAAAAGAAGAAAAGGAATGATATTGTATAAAAAGATCTTATACCCGGCAAGCGCTAAGCCAGCGGAAAAACTTATCATATTCTGTTCGGCAACGCCAAGGTTTAAGAATCTATCTGGAAACGTCTTTTTAAATTCATCCAAGACCCCGAAGCCAGCGTCTCCGGTTATTAAGAAGATTCTTTTATTCTCTCTGGCGCAATCTGTTATTCTACTGATTACACTATCTCTCATTTTGCCTTAGGGCATAAATTCTTAAGCGCTTCTCTTTTTAAATCATCCGTAACAATAAAATA
Protein-coding sequences here:
- a CDS encoding sugar phosphate isomerase/epimerase; the encoded protein is MNKINDIVLAVKSAPELRILSDIEKAGICGVELYLNGQMLGNLDVLIALCRRFSFSYAVHAPHDLGTPDKLSELVKAIGAKIVVFHNIYWEDEWLDITKIFTPIKTKLCVENTHSVHEPLKFMRRFGLGRCLDVEHLQLECCGVYEEEFLPVIKDASHIHLTGYVFGSDLWHTHLHQSPDHSLYMLDLIRRAGYSGFVVSEARASLQTYFEFKKLNDFYMSWKEANKATITKGKF
- a CDS encoding NAD(P)-dependent oxidoreductase is translated as MSKRVLSTGIGLPNPLKGRVLLLGSTGKMGLALTEVFTNNDFEVIGKNSKDFDARDSRQVHALIKENKPEVVLNTVASLGLDPCADDPQDTLAVNTLYPKALAELSNEYGFLLVHFSTDAVFNDEKQDYYVESDAPHPLNLYGLTKYGADCLIQAIAKTYYIFRVSVLFGETTKDNQFVEKMLQRIKQGQKALKIAADIISSPTYSRDVAGEILRILRSSSAFGLYHIANQGKASLFELMKEIIKCLKLDAEIQKASYKDFPFTCIKNTNTPLKSEKIPSLRPWQDAVREYCDRIKAKI
- a CDS encoding glycosyltransferase family 2 protein — its product is MDKVKGVSVVVTALNEEKNITATIENILRAFEVFNIEGEIIVVNDGSCDKTEDLVKILKEKNPKVKILSHSKPKGVGTSFWDGVDKAGGDFVLWMPGDNENDPLEILRYYKLLEQVDIVIPFVFNKNARSLFRNALSFIYRFIINTTFVVNFHYTNGTILYRKSILKELKFRSNGFFFQTDILIRAAKRGYLFAEVPYRLDVREHGISKAVSFPSLLHVASGYLRLLRDFYFKKDKAGEPGFAKDSLTAIRRSSG
- a CDS encoding glycosyltransferase family 2 protein codes for the protein MKVALLIPTLNEIDGLKQIMPRIKREWVDEIVFVDGYSTDGTIDYIKENGWTLIFEKHLGSGVRNAFIDALEAVNSEVLITFSPDGNCIPELIPKLIEKMKEGYDMVIASRYAKGAKSYDDTPVTAFGNWMFTTLMNLLHGGKYTDVMNIFRIYKKSLVRELDLDKDITYSTPEKLFRTKIGWEPILSVRAAKRKLKVAEIPGDEPKRIGGEAKLQVFKWGAAYLFQVLREVFIWH
- a CDS encoding pyridoxal phosphate-dependent aminotransferase: MKKLAKITQGLIGQPMFKLMAKIRKMEKAGKKIFHFEIGDSDFRAHQHIIDATKEALDNGCTHYVDSAGIPELKEAICEYAHETLGFKPELDQVVVMPANGIIDFVMRCVANPGEEVLYPDPGFSTYLAVTNYTGIKKVGVPIKEESKFHIQADAIEKRITDKTRLIIVNSPQNPTGAVLTKEEMEAIAKVAKDNDTYLLSDEIYSKIIYDGEHFSPSSLDKCQERTIILNGFAKNYSMPGWRLGYAIGPKEVIEKMGSLFQTIYSCTPPFIQYGGVSALKGDQSVIEDRIRQYKSLRDLIVKKLNEIPGVSCCLPEGACYVFANIKGTGMSSTQFADFALEKCNVVLLPGTCFGEYGEGYIRLCYMRRPEIIEEACEKMKKVLMETKNMKVVKRNERLVNK
- a CDS encoding radical SAM protein, producing MDKYIMDGHKLYWHLDRVTDWLNGKRIVPIHIDVGLSKGCNIRCEYCFGVLQGNFYKKGADKFFPREALLRYVREAPEAGVRSLGLIGEGEPLLNPHVYEAIVEAKRAGVDVSMGTNGILFDTGQAGQEALEHLSWIRFNISAASDVAYLRVHRSKEFSTAVEKIRFCVQTKKRKKLGVTVGLQMVLTPTNVDQVVPLAKLGKELGVDYLVVKQCSDTVESDIGVYSKLAEYENFQKVLKEAESESQQNYNVIIKWWKIANRGERGYKQCLGVPFLLYSSGEGRIYPCGMCFDKDTSMEKEYRMGDLTKESFKDIIRSDRYWKIVEKVAQIDVNKCYSNCRTHAINEFVWQLKNPPEHVNFV